TGTTGCTTCCTTACCTGAAACTTCACCAACTATTTGACCTGAGTTTAAAACTAAAATACGATCTGATAGCTGTAATATCTCCGATAATTCATACGAAATTAACAAAATTGCTTTTCCTTCTTCTTTTGCTCTTAAAATCTCAGCATGTATAAATTCAATTGATCCTACATCTAAACCTCTTGTTGGTTGGAAAATAATTATGAAATTATTTTCTCTTGATAGTTCTCTACCTATAATCATTTTTTGTTGATTACCACCTGATAGTTGCCTTGCTATCGCAAATCCTGCATCAGCATTTCTAACATCAAATTTACTTATTATTTGTTGCGTTTTTGTTTGCATTGCTGTTTTATTAATAAAACCACGTTTACTATATTTTTTTGTTGAAATATCTTGAAGAGCCACGTTTGTTATTAAATTAGCATCTAATACTAATCCAAATTTATGTCTATCTTCTGGTATAAATCCCATTTTATGTTCATTATATCTTTTGCTAATTGATTCATTAGTTATGTTCTTATCTTTAACATAAACTTTTCCACTTTCAACCTTTACCATTCCGCTGATTGCCTCAGCTAATTCAATTTGACCATTACCTTCAACACCAGCTATACCAAGAATTTCTCCTGCTTTAATTGATGTTGAAAAATTTTTTAAACCTAGGACTTTATTATTACTATGTTTTTTTACATTTAAATCTTCAATAACAATTAAGTTTTCGTTATTATTTGGTTTATGATTATTTTTTATTTCAACTATTTTTCTTCCAACCATTGCTTCTGCTAATTTACTTGCTGAAGTTTTTTTAACATCGTATGTACCTACGTATGTACCTTTTCTAATGATTGTAGCTCTATCAGCAACTTCTTTAATTTCCGCCATTTTATGTGTAATTAGAATTATAGTTTTACCCATTGCTTTTAACTCTTTAATAACTTTTAAAAGGCCCTCAATTTCAATGGGTGTTAAAACTGCTGTTGGCTCATCAAATACCATAATTTCAGCTTTTCTATAAAGGGTTTTTAATATCTCAACTCTTTGCTTCATACCAACTGAAATATCTTTAACCTTAGCATTTAAATCTACTTCAAGATTGTACTCAGTCATTATTTTAGTTAAATCTTCAATTATCTTTTTCTTATTAATAATTTGTTTATATTTAGTTTCTTCTGAACCTAATATTATATTTTTTCAAACTGGAAAAATATCTACTAATTTAAAATGTTGGTGTACCATACCAATCCCAAGTTTTGTTGCTTTAACTGGTGATGAAATGATTTCTTCTTTCCCATTTACAAATATATTTCCTTCCGTTGGTTCATATATACCAAAAAGAATTGACATTAATGTTGATTTACCTGCACCATTCTCGCCCATTAAGGCGTGAACTTCACCTTTTTTAACTTCTAGATTAATGTTCTTGTTAGCAACGATTTTTTTATTGAAAATCATTGAAATATTTTTCATTTCTACAGCGTTGATATTGTTCATGATTCTCCTTTATTCTTTACCTGATTCTGGCTGAGTCTTTAAATTATCAATAATTGTATTGGCATAATCAGCAACTGGTTCAACAGCAATAATTGTTCCTGAAGAAGGTATTACTCCATTTATATATTTAGAAAATAATATTTTTGATGCTTCCGTTAGCGCTTGTGGAGTAAAGTATTCTTTAATTTTGATTGCTAATGCATCGTCTAATAAATTGGCACCACCTGATGACATAGTTCCATTTACTCAAACATCCATTCCTGTTCAAGATTCTTTTGCTCTAATGTCAATGTCCTCAAAAGTTGATGTACCA
The Mesoplasma entomophilum DNA segment above includes these coding regions:
- a CDS encoding ABC transporter ATP-binding protein, which codes for MNNINAVEMKNISMIFNKKIVANKNINLEVKKGEVHALMGENGAGKSTLMSILFGIYEPTEGNIFVNGKEEIISSPVKATKLGIGMVHQHFKLVDIFPVWKNIILGSEETKYKQIINKKKIIEDLTKIMTEYNLEVDLNAKVKDISVGMKQRVEILKTLYRKAEIMVFDEPTAVLTPIEIEGLLKVIKELKAMGKTIILITHKMAEIKEVADRATIIRKGTYVGTYDVKKTSASKLAEAMVGRKIVEIKNNHKPNNNENLIVIEDLNVKKHSNNKVLGLKNFSTSIKAGEILGIAGVEGNGQIELAEAISGMVKVESGKVYVKDKNITNESISKRYNEHKMGFIPEDRHKFGLVLDANLITNVALQDISTKKYSKRGFINKTAMQTKTQQIISKFDVRNADAGFAIARQLSGGNQQKMIIGRELSRENNFIIIFQPTRGLDVGSIEFIHAEILRAKEEGKAILLISYELSEILQLSDRILVLNSGQIVGEVSGKEATREIVGKMMVSSVME